A stretch of the Desulfobacter sp. genome encodes the following:
- a CDS encoding cupin domain-containing protein: MKITHYSDIDSVTMNNEMVKNVTGRILIGKADGASNFCMRKFDIGPQGFTPRHAHDWEHEIFVLEGKGEIFIKDKWTDITQGTVVYVPPNEDHQIRNTGDKEFSFLCLVPHQAPEM; encoded by the coding sequence TTGAAAATAACCCACTATTCAGATATTGACTCTGTCACCATGAACAACGAGATGGTCAAAAATGTCACCGGCAGAATATTGATCGGCAAGGCAGACGGCGCATCCAACTTCTGTATGCGAAAATTTGACATCGGCCCCCAAGGATTCACTCCCAGGCACGCCCATGACTGGGAACATGAAATATTTGTACTTGAAGGAAAGGGCGAAATCTTTATCAAAGACAAATGGACCGACATCACCCAGGGAACCGTTGTTTATGTCCCCCCCAACGAAGATCACCAGATCAGAAACACGGGGGACAAGGAATTTTCATTTCTCTGCCTTGTCCCGCACCAGGCGCCGGAGATGTAA
- a CDS encoding transporter substrate-binding domain-containing protein, whose translation MRISKRIIFFIFFSFLVFVTHAESKKLTILCDIWPPYQTVENGRLSGFSTKIVSIVFKRMGADVATFKPYPWKRAILMIERGKADALFSANFTKARADFAFYPDEPIVTSPWVIWGNKDNKIEFRSFDDLYGKTVGIVRGYSYTPEFWNFAKKYNVYVEVPNDEMNFKKLNAGRIDFALAEFGNGVHIVKRLNLNKIIPFVKNPVKTDGLYIIFNKKTVSTSFVNAFSKELKKLKKKVLPKFI comes from the coding sequence ATGCGTATTTCAAAAAGGATCATCTTTTTTATATTTTTCTCTTTCTTGGTATTCGTTACGCATGCGGAATCCAAGAAGCTCACTATTCTCTGTGATATATGGCCACCGTATCAGACTGTTGAAAACGGGCGGTTAAGCGGATTCAGCACAAAAATTGTCAGCATCGTTTTCAAACGGATGGGAGCCGATGTGGCGACCTTTAAACCCTATCCATGGAAACGGGCCATACTCATGATTGAAAGAGGAAAGGCCGACGCACTTTTTTCCGCTAATTTCACCAAAGCCAGGGCTGATTTTGCGTTTTACCCTGATGAACCGATTGTCACCTCCCCTTGGGTGATCTGGGGCAATAAAGACAATAAAATTGAATTCCGCTCGTTTGATGACCTGTATGGCAAAACAGTCGGCATAGTGCGCGGATACAGCTATACCCCGGAATTTTGGAATTTTGCAAAAAAATACAATGTTTATGTAGAGGTTCCAAATGATGAGATGAATTTTAAAAAGCTGAATGCCGGGCGTATAGACTTTGCCCTGGCGGAATTTGGAAACGGGGTGCATATTGTTAAAAGATTAAACCTGAACAAAATCATACCATTCGTTAAAAATCCTGTAAAAACAGATGGTCTCTATATAATTTTCAATAAAAAAACAGTGAGCACCTCTTTTGTCAACGCATTTTCCAAAGAACTCAAAAAGCTAAAAAAAAAGGTCTTACCTAAATTTATATGA
- a CDS encoding IS256 family transposase gives MTEENTEFDFQKALKGIQEGKPFTGKGGVLTSLIKNLAEAALEGELESHLGQEVSANRRNGKSKKTIKSLDGKFELKTPRDRAGTFSPQIVKKHQTTLSDEIERKIIALYGLGMSYNDMASHLQEIYGLEISNATLSTITDKIIHTVKEWQARPLENVYPIVWLDAIHYKVRENGKVSSKAVYTILGVNIEGRKEVLGLYISENEGANFWLQVLTDLSNRGVKDILIACVDGLKGFPEAIETIFPDTEVQLCVVHQIRNSLKYVGSKNKKEFMADLKRVYKAVNKDLAEEELDILENKWNDKYPIVIKSWRNNWERLSHFFKYPEEIRRIIYTTNTIEAVHRQFRKLTKTKGSFPNQDSLLKLLYMGIQNASKKWTMPIQNWLLTISQLAIFFEGRLDKELGI, from the coding sequence ATGACCGAAGAAAACACCGAATTTGATTTTCAAAAAGCCCTTAAAGGCATCCAGGAAGGTAAACCCTTCACAGGTAAGGGCGGCGTCCTTACATCATTAATCAAAAATCTTGCTGAAGCTGCTCTTGAAGGAGAGTTGGAGTCCCATCTCGGGCAGGAAGTTTCTGCCAACCGCCGTAATGGAAAAAGCAAAAAGACCATTAAATCCCTGGATGGTAAATTTGAGCTAAAAACCCCGCGTGACAGGGCCGGAACCTTCTCTCCACAGATCGTCAAAAAACATCAGACAACGCTCAGCGATGAAATTGAAAGAAAGATAATAGCCCTTTACGGCCTGGGCATGAGTTATAATGATATGGCTTCCCATTTACAGGAAATCTATGGACTTGAGATTTCAAATGCCACTCTGAGCACCATTACCGATAAAATCATCCATACCGTCAAAGAATGGCAGGCCAGGCCGTTGGAAAATGTGTACCCAATCGTATGGCTTGATGCCATACATTATAAAGTACGAGAAAACGGAAAGGTCAGCAGCAAAGCCGTTTACACAATTCTTGGGGTGAATATCGAGGGCCGCAAAGAGGTTCTTGGGCTGTACATATCCGAGAATGAGGGTGCGAACTTCTGGCTGCAGGTGTTAACAGACCTTTCAAACCGAGGGGTAAAAGATATCCTGATTGCCTGTGTTGATGGTCTAAAAGGTTTTCCCGAGGCCATTGAGACCATATTCCCGGACACAGAAGTTCAACTCTGCGTAGTCCACCAGATCCGAAATTCATTGAAATACGTTGGTTCCAAAAATAAAAAGGAATTTATGGCAGATCTAAAACGTGTTTATAAAGCGGTCAATAAGGATCTGGCCGAAGAAGAACTGGATATCTTGGAAAATAAATGGAATGACAAATACCCGATTGTGATAAAATCCTGGCGGAACAACTGGGAACGCCTCAGTCATTTCTTTAAATATCCAGAAGAGATTCGACGGATAATATACACCACAAATACCATTGAGGCTGTGCATCGACAGTTTCGAAAACTGACCAAAACAAAGGGATCATTCCCGAACCAGGACAGCCTGTTAAAGCTGCTTTACATGGGGATCCAGAACGCCAGTAAAAAATGGACAATGCCGATTCAAAATTGGTTACTGACAATTTCCCAGTTGGCAATTTTCTTTGAAGGCCGGCTGGATAAAGAGCTGGGAATTTGA
- a CDS encoding IS256 family transposase: protein MTEENTEFDFQKALKGIQEGKPFTGKGGVLTSLIKNLAEAALEGELESHLGQEVSANRRNGKSKKTIKSLDSKFELETPRDRAGTFSPQIVKKHQTTLSDEIERKIIALYGLGMSYNDMASHLQEIYGLEISNATLSTITDKIIHTVKEWQARPLENVYPIVWLDAIHYKVRENGKVGSKAVYTILGVNIEGRKEVLGLYISENEGANFWLQVLTDLSNRGVKDILIACVDGLKGFPEAIETIFPDTEVQLCVVHQIRNSLKYVGSKNKKEFMADLKRVYKAVNKDLAEEELDILENKWNDKYPIVIKSWRNNWERLSHFFKYPEEIRRIIYTTNTIEAVHRQFRKLTKTKGSFPNQNSLLKLLYMGIQNASKKWTMPIQNWSLTISQLAIFFEGRLDKELGI, encoded by the coding sequence ATGACCGAAGAAAACACCGAATTTGATTTTCAAAAAGCCCTTAAAGGCATCCAGGAAGGTAAACCCTTCACAGGTAAGGGCGGCGTCCTTACATCATTAATCAAAAATCTTGCTGAAGCTGCTCTTGAAGGAGAGTTGGAGTCCCATCTCGGGCAGGAAGTTTCTGCCAACCGCCGTAATGGAAAAAGCAAAAAGACCATTAAATCCCTGGATAGTAAATTTGAGCTGGAAACCCCGCGTGACAGGGCCGGAACCTTCTCTCCACAGATCGTCAAAAAACATCAGACAACGCTCAGCGATGAAATTGAAAGAAAGATAATAGCCCTTTACGGCCTGGGCATGAGTTATAATGATATGGCTTCCCATTTACAGGAAATCTATGGACTTGAGATTTCAAATGCCACTCTGAGCACCATTACCGATAAAATCATCCATACCGTCAAAGAATGGCAGGCCAGGCCGTTGGAAAATGTGTACCCAATCGTATGGCTTGATGCCATACATTATAAAGTACGAGAAAACGGAAAGGTCGGCAGCAAAGCCGTTTACACAATTCTTGGGGTGAATATCGAGGGCCGCAAAGAGGTTCTTGGGCTGTACATATCCGAGAATGAGGGTGCGAACTTCTGGCTGCAGGTGTTAACAGACCTTTCAAACCGAGGGGTAAAAGATATCCTGATTGCCTGTGTTGATGGTCTAAAAGGTTTTCCCGAGGCCATTGAGACCATATTCCCGGACACAGAAGTTCAACTCTGCGTAGTCCACCAGATCCGAAATTCATTGAAATACGTTGGTTCCAAAAATAAAAAGGAATTTATGGCAGATCTAAAACGTGTTTATAAAGCGGTCAATAAGGATCTGGCCGAAGAAGAACTGGATATCTTGGAAAATAAATGGAATGACAAATACCCGATTGTGATAAAATCCTGGCGGAACAACTGGGAACGCCTCAGTCATTTCTTTAAATATCCAGAAGAGATTCGACGGATAATATACACCACAAATACCATTGAGGCTGTGCATCGACAGTTTCGAAAACTGACCAAAACAAAGGGATCATTCCCGAACCAGAACAGCCTGTTAAAGCTGCTTTACATGGGGATCCAAAACGCCAGTAAAAAATGGACAATGCCGATTCAAAATTGGTCACTGACAATTTCCCAGTTGGCAATTTTCTTTGAAGGCCGGCTGGATAAAGAGCTGGGAATTTGA
- a CDS encoding IS256 family transposase: MTEENTEFDFQKALKGIQEGKPFTGKGGVLTSLIKNLAEAALEGELESHLGQEVSANRRNGKSKKTIKSLDGKFELETPRDKAGTFSPQIVKKHQTTLSDEIERKIIALYGLGMSYNDMASHLQEIYGLEISNATLSTITDKIIHTVKEWQARPLENVYPIVWLDAIHYKVRENGKVGSKAVYTILGVNIEGRKEILGLYISENEGANFWLQVLTDLSNRGVKDILIACVDGLKGFPEAIETIFPDTEVQLCVVHQIRNSLKYVGSKNKKEFMADLKRVYKAVNKDLAEEELDILENKWNDKYPIVIKSWRNNWERLSHFFKYPEEIRRIIYTTNTIEAVHRQFRKLTKTKGSFPNQDSLLKLLYMGIQNASKKWTMPIQNWSLTISQLAIFFEGRLDKELGI; the protein is encoded by the coding sequence ATGACCGAAGAAAACACCGAATTTGATTTTCAAAAAGCCCTTAAAGGCATCCAGGAAGGTAAACCCTTCACAGGTAAGGGCGGCGTCCTTACATCATTAATCAAAAATCTTGCTGAAGCTGCTCTTGAAGGAGAGTTGGAGTCCCATCTCGGGCAGGAAGTTTCTGCCAACCGCCGTAATGGAAAAAGCAAAAAGACCATTAAATCCCTGGATGGTAAATTTGAGCTGGAAACCCCGCGTGACAAGGCCGGAACCTTCTCTCCACAGATCGTCAAAAAACATCAGACAACGCTCAGCGATGAAATTGAAAGAAAGATAATAGCCCTTTACGGCCTGGGCATGAGTTATAATGATATGGCTTCCCATTTACAGGAAATCTATGGACTTGAGATTTCAAATGCCACTCTGAGCACCATTACCGATAAAATCATCCATACCGTCAAAGAATGGCAGGCCAGGCCGTTGGAAAATGTGTACCCAATCGTATGGCTTGATGCCATACATTATAAAGTACGAGAAAACGGAAAGGTCGGCAGCAAAGCCGTTTACACAATTCTTGGGGTGAATATCGAGGGCCGCAAAGAGATTCTTGGGCTGTACATATCCGAGAATGAGGGTGCGAACTTCTGGCTGCAGGTGTTAACAGACCTTTCAAACCGAGGGGTAAAAGATATCCTGATTGCCTGTGTTGATGGTCTAAAAGGTTTTCCCGAGGCCATTGAGACCATATTCCCGGACACAGAAGTTCAACTCTGCGTAGTCCACCAGATCCGAAATTCATTGAAATACGTTGGTTCCAAAAATAAAAAGGAATTTATGGCAGATCTAAAACGTGTTTATAAAGCGGTCAATAAGGATCTGGCCGAAGAAGAACTGGATATCTTGGAAAATAAATGGAATGACAAATACCCGATTGTGATAAAATCCTGGCGGAACAACTGGGAACGCCTCAGTCATTTCTTTAAATATCCAGAAGAGATTCGACGGATAATATACACCACAAATACCATTGAGGCTGTGCATCGACAGTTTCGAAAACTGACCAAAACAAAGGGATCATTCCCGAACCAGGACAGCCTGTTAAAGCTGCTTTACATGGGGATCCAGAACGCCAGTAAAAAATGGACAATGCCGATTCAAAATTGGTCACTGACAATTTCCCAGTTGGCAATTTTCTTTGAAGGCCGGCTGGATAAAGAGCTGGGAATTTGA
- a CDS encoding cupin domain-containing protein, with product MSINALIQKYTLAPHPEGGYFKEIYRSNLSGKSPVTGSLRHWATHIYFLLTQGQVSRFHRVAHDELWHFYQGDPLNLFLYDGSQVKPMTLGPGQNYMALVPRNVWQAAETKGNYSFVGCKVAPGFDFADFSFLKDSDQDLTKFNKTQTQFKKFI from the coding sequence ATGAGCATAAACGCCCTGATCCAAAAATACACGCTTGCGCCCCATCCAGAAGGGGGATATTTCAAAGAGATCTACCGGTCAAACCTGAGTGGAAAGTCACCGGTTACGGGCAGTTTACGCCATTGGGCCACCCATATTTATTTTCTGCTGACCCAAGGCCAGGTCAGCCGGTTCCACAGGGTGGCTCATGATGAACTCTGGCATTTTTACCAGGGAGACCCCTTAAATCTGTTCCTCTACGACGGCAGTCAGGTCAAACCAATGACCCTGGGACCGGGCCAGAACTATATGGCCCTTGTGCCGAGAAACGTCTGGCAGGCCGCTGAAACCAAAGGAAACTACAGTTTTGTTGGGTGTAAGGTGGCACCGGGGTTTGATTTTGCTGATTTTTCATTTCTTAAGGATTCAGACCAGGACCTGACAAAATTTAATAAAACCCAGACTCAATTCAAAAAATTTATTTAG
- a CDS encoding CapA family protein, protein MDLRKKSGGQHHHCRRLGPHSGFCPLIQKDPRSVYGNLLPMLQAADLSLANLEAPLSDIGRPATKSGAVFKGEAKDVLGLGAVPFDAVTLANNHMFDYGLSAFQETLDVLDQNKIKHVGAGMDLKEAQTPLILTAQGINIAIVNFSEGEDLTGAGKGPGVMGWDIPALEAQIKRLKQNTDLVIVVAHCSLEYIPFAPPYVMSAFKQLAEAGADAVIGHHPHVPQGILIHQGVPICCSLGNFVFFQPTDFFWRKLGYMVKIGVCDKGTASLEVIPYKIHDLGISGLDTREKQIFFNRLKDISSPLETQAGIKDAWKGFLSYYGADGFKNEVAMIMEKLSSDPGKGAAMFRNRLTTNQHLFHL, encoded by the coding sequence CTGGACCTCCGGAAAAAAAGCGGAGGCCAGCATCATCATTGCCGGAGACTGGGCCCCCATTCGGGATTTTGCCCCCTGATCCAAAAGGATCCCCGATCTGTTTACGGAAATCTGCTCCCAATGCTGCAGGCTGCCGACCTAAGCCTTGCCAATCTTGAAGCCCCCTTGAGTGATATTGGCCGTCCTGCGACCAAAAGCGGGGCGGTGTTCAAAGGAGAGGCAAAAGATGTACTGGGCCTTGGCGCAGTCCCCTTTGATGCCGTGACCCTGGCCAACAACCATATGTTTGATTATGGCCTGTCAGCCTTTCAAGAGACCCTTGATGTTTTGGACCAAAACAAAATTAAACATGTGGGTGCAGGCATGGACCTGAAAGAGGCCCAAACGCCTCTGATATTGACGGCCCAGGGCATTAACATCGCCATTGTCAATTTCAGCGAAGGCGAAGACCTCACAGGTGCCGGAAAAGGCCCCGGGGTCATGGGCTGGGATATCCCGGCCCTAGAGGCCCAAATCAAACGCTTAAAACAAAATACCGATCTTGTCATTGTTGTTGCCCATTGCAGCCTGGAATATATCCCCTTTGCCCCCCCCTATGTGATGTCAGCCTTTAAACAATTGGCCGAGGCAGGGGCAGATGCCGTCATCGGCCACCACCCCCATGTTCCCCAGGGCATCCTGATTCACCAGGGGGTACCCATCTGCTGCAGCCTGGGCAATTTTGTCTTTTTCCAGCCCACCGATTTTTTCTGGCGAAAACTTGGGTATATGGTCAAAATCGGGGTATGTGACAAAGGCACAGCCAGCCTTGAGGTCATTCCCTATAAGATCCATGATTTGGGCATCTCAGGGCTTGACACCCGGGAAAAACAAATTTTTTTCAACCGGTTAAAAGACATTTCATCCCCCCTTGAGACCCAGGCCGGAATTAAAGATGCCTGGAAAGGGTTTTTAAGCTATTACGGGGCTGACGGATTTAAAAACGAAGTGGCCATGATCATGGAAAAGCTATCCTCAGACCCGGGCAAAGGGGCGGCCATGTTCAGGAACCGGCTGACCACAAACCAGCATCTTTTCCATCTGTAA
- a CDS encoding TRAP transporter large permease subunit: MLNIPFLSAKWALLVPIIVLGGIYGGISTPTEAAAVAVVYAFVIEGFVIKSLDWVTVYEILKNSAVISSSVFLVVIMATALGQVFVLLGLPDMMVQMLLGISDKTYVLLPIIILFLLVMGTFMDALANILIFAPLLLPVVTKIGVDPVHFGIIMIINISMGFCTPPVGVNLFIGSGLSSVPIEKLSKAVLPFLLSMIVSLLIITFFPGLSLWLLK, from the coding sequence ATTCTGAACATTCCCTTTTTAAGTGCAAAATGGGCGCTGTTGGTACCCATAATCGTTCTTGGCGGTATTTATGGCGGTATATCAACACCAACGGAAGCCGCTGCTGTTGCCGTTGTTTACGCATTTGTCATAGAAGGGTTTGTTATTAAATCCCTTGATTGGGTGACGGTCTATGAAATATTAAAAAATTCGGCTGTCATAAGCTCTTCAGTCTTTTTGGTCGTTATCATGGCCACTGCATTGGGTCAGGTGTTTGTTTTACTGGGGTTACCGGATATGATGGTACAAATGTTATTAGGCATCTCTGATAAAACATATGTGCTGCTTCCAATCATTATCCTGTTTTTATTAGTTATGGGAACCTTTATGGATGCACTGGCAAATATTTTAATATTTGCACCCTTATTACTACCCGTGGTCACAAAGATTGGCGTTGATCCGGTTCATTTTGGAATTATTATGATCATTAATATCTCCATGGGGTTTTGTACGCCTCCTGTGGGGGTTAACCTTTTTATCGGAAGTGGGTTAAGCTCAGTGCCAATAGAAAAATTGAGTAAAGCCGTTCTCCCATTTTTATTGTCAATGATCGTGTCATTGCTAATCATTACCTTTTTTCCGGGTTTAAGCCTGTGGTTGTTGAAATAG
- a CDS encoding GntR family transcriptional regulator codes for MADFKKTTYCDQIVDFIKSKLLNGELSPGDPVREVTIASELSISRAPVREAMQVLLREGLIQAHPQKVKRITALTSKQIKNSYFTGGVLEAAAVAVSIKRYTKTDIDRLNMILGKMKKVADNNGQISDLVPLDNDFHDILFSKIDNDLIVELCRRSCQGISKFLLYKHWIKLFSTEQVYQRHKKIIEALSTKDPHIIESILREHYFESGEKMSKYGVDIMEK; via the coding sequence TTGGCTGATTTTAAAAAAACAACCTATTGTGATCAAATTGTCGATTTTATAAAAAGCAAACTATTAAATGGAGAACTCTCACCAGGGGATCCTGTCCGAGAGGTTACAATCGCTTCGGAATTATCCATAAGCCGTGCTCCGGTTCGTGAAGCCATGCAAGTACTGCTAAGGGAGGGGCTTATTCAGGCCCACCCCCAAAAAGTGAAACGAATTACTGCATTGACGTCCAAGCAAATTAAAAACAGCTATTTTACAGGTGGTGTTCTGGAAGCTGCAGCAGTCGCTGTTTCCATAAAACGTTACACTAAAACTGATATTGATAGGCTAAATATGATACTGGGTAAAATGAAAAAAGTTGCAGATAACAACGGTCAAATCTCTGATTTGGTTCCCCTTGATAACGATTTTCATGATATCCTTTTTTCTAAAATAGACAACGATCTCATTGTTGAACTTTGCAGACGTTCATGCCAGGGAATCTCAAAATTTTTGCTTTATAAACACTGGATAAAGCTTTTTTCTACTGAACAAGTTTATCAAAGACATAAAAAAATTATAGAAGCCCTTTCTACCAAAGACCCACATATCATTGAAAGCATTTTAAGAGAGCATTATTTTGAATCTGGTGAAAAAATGTCTAAATATGGTGTTGATATTATGGAAAAATAA